A window of Flavobacterium flavigenum contains these coding sequences:
- the recO gene encoding DNA repair protein RecO codes for MLVKTKAIVISSLKIQEKSLIVKCFTLSNGLKSYFVRDAFSSRKASQKIAYFQPLSILEIEAVHKNKGSLENFKEIKTAVPFQSIHTDLVKSTMVMFLSEILHYSIQEEEKNESLFVFLETALKWLDHHDEISNFHLILMLETTKYLGFYPDVSEIDLPHFEMNNGVFTLFKGSDSLTEHETSLLKKLLGLKFDNDEKIFHVIERQLLLKILIDYYSFHLDGFKKPKSLEILKEIFA; via the coding sequence TTGTTAGTTAAAACCAAAGCCATAGTAATTTCATCTCTAAAAATTCAGGAAAAAAGCCTGATCGTAAAATGCTTTACACTTTCAAACGGACTGAAATCTTATTTTGTGCGTGACGCTTTTTCTAGTCGCAAAGCAAGCCAGAAAATTGCCTATTTTCAACCTCTGTCTATTCTCGAAATAGAAGCCGTTCATAAAAATAAAGGAAGTTTGGAAAATTTCAAAGAAATCAAAACAGCAGTTCCTTTTCAAAGTATTCATACAGATCTTGTAAAAAGTACAATGGTAATGTTTCTTTCTGAAATTTTGCATTATTCAATACAGGAAGAAGAAAAGAATGAATCATTGTTTGTTTTTTTAGAGACTGCACTGAAATGGCTCGATCATCATGATGAAATTTCTAATTTTCATTTAATTTTAATGTTGGAAACTACAAAATATCTGGGTTTTTATCCGGATGTTTCAGAAATTGATTTGCCTCATTTTGAAATGAATAATGGTGTTTTTACTCTTTTTAAAGGATCAGACTCCCTGACTGAACACGAAACAAGTTTGCTAAAAAAACTACTTGGTTTAAAATTTGATAACGATGAGAAAATTTTTCATGTAATAGAAAGACAGCTGTTACTAAAGATTTTGATTGATTATTACAGTTTCCATTTAGATGGGTTTAAAAAACCCAAATCATTAGAAATACTAAAAGAAATCTTTGCATAA
- a CDS encoding T9SS type A sorting domain-containing protein — MMKKRFLYFLFIMILQNSFSQNNLSWEGYFSYNEIKDVSVAGATVISASENALFFKDPVTNSIKTLTTIDGLSGQTISSIYHSETFKKTLLGYENGLMIVINEKDGSMLKIVDIINKQLPSGIKKINHFMEYNGLIYVSCDFGIVQFNLTTSQFGDTYFIGDAGSEISVRQTALFNDFIYAATSNGIRRARSNNTNLIDYNQWSVVNPGDWSSVEPLDSELVAINSGGYIHRYNSNIFIGFSQLPEYSTDMRAVDHKLFVTTPNSIYVYNNQMILNRQIINTQVLNGNLSFTCAASLGDVIYIGTKANGLFSSSLSVSTAFENNIPDGPLRNNIFALDVNPNVLWAVYGDYNSTMNPYPLDTYGVSTLREKKWLNIPYEKVLEAKSIVNILINPNDENQVYASSYFSGLLKIENNEPSVLYNEKNSGLETLTFVGPTYIDVRINGSAFDKSGNLWITNNMIENGLKVLKANGQWQSVSMKTILSKPEDASYTDLIIDKNGTKWISMNSEGVVGFNESTNTFKKINYGVDSGNLPSTQANVLAIDAKNQLWIGTNRGLRILSNVNNFQTENQLTTKPIIILEDGLAQELLYEQSITAIAVDGSNNKWIGTADSGVFMVSQNGQETKYHFTINNSPLPTNVINDIKINSKTGEVFIATTKGMISFKGSATEANENLNNVYIYPNPVRPSYSGTVKVAGLIDKANIKITDIEGNLVYETISEGGTIEWDTTAFGKYKVASGVYMVFVSAQDGSETKVKKVMIIR, encoded by the coding sequence ATGATGAAAAAAAGATTTTTATATTTTTTATTTATAATGATTCTGCAAAACAGCTTTTCGCAGAATAACTTATCCTGGGAAGGTTATTTTTCCTACAATGAAATTAAAGATGTTTCTGTTGCAGGAGCAACTGTTATTTCAGCTTCAGAAAATGCTTTATTTTTTAAAGATCCGGTAACAAATAGCATTAAAACGCTAACAACTATTGACGGTCTTTCAGGGCAAACGATATCATCAATTTATCATAGTGAAACCTTTAAAAAAACCTTACTAGGTTATGAAAATGGTTTGATGATCGTTATCAATGAAAAAGACGGTAGTATGTTAAAAATCGTAGACATAATTAATAAACAATTGCCTTCAGGTATAAAAAAAATCAATCATTTTATGGAGTACAACGGATTGATTTATGTTTCCTGTGATTTCGGAATTGTCCAGTTTAATTTAACTACTTCACAGTTTGGCGATACTTACTTTATTGGTGATGCTGGATCCGAAATTAGTGTGAGGCAAACGGCTTTATTTAATGACTTTATTTATGCTGCAACTTCAAATGGAATAAGGCGGGCACGTAGTAACAATACTAATCTAATAGATTATAATCAATGGTCAGTGGTAAACCCAGGTGATTGGTCGAGCGTTGAACCTTTAGATTCAGAACTTGTTGCAATTAATTCGGGAGGTTATATTCATCGTTACAATTCAAATATTTTTATTGGTTTTTCTCAGCTTCCGGAATATTCTACAGATATGCGTGCAGTTGATCATAAATTGTTTGTTACAACTCCAAATTCTATTTATGTTTATAATAATCAAATGATTCTTAATCGGCAGATTATCAATACACAGGTTTTAAATGGCAATTTAAGTTTTACTTGTGCAGCTTCATTGGGAGATGTTATTTATATCGGAACAAAAGCAAACGGTTTATTTAGTTCTTCACTTTCAGTTTCTACAGCTTTTGAGAATAACATTCCTGATGGTCCTCTAAGAAATAACATTTTTGCTCTAGATGTTAATCCAAATGTGCTTTGGGCTGTTTATGGAGATTATAACTCTACAATGAATCCATATCCTCTGGATACTTATGGTGTTAGTACCTTAAGAGAAAAAAAATGGCTTAATATTCCCTACGAAAAAGTATTGGAAGCAAAATCAATTGTAAACATACTGATTAATCCAAATGATGAAAATCAGGTATATGCCAGTTCTTATTTTTCGGGATTGCTAAAAATCGAAAACAACGAACCATCGGTTTTGTATAATGAAAAAAATAGTGGTTTAGAAACCTTAACTTTTGTGGGGCCTACTTATATTGATGTCCGTATCAATGGATCAGCTTTTGATAAATCAGGAAATCTTTGGATTACAAATAATATGATTGAAAACGGATTGAAAGTATTGAAAGCAAATGGACAATGGCAAAGTGTTTCTATGAAAACTATTTTGTCAAAGCCGGAAGATGCCAGTTATACTGATTTGATTATTGATAAAAATGGAACTAAATGGATTTCAATGAATAGTGAAGGAGTTGTTGGTTTTAATGAAAGTACTAATACATTTAAGAAAATAAATTATGGTGTAGATTCCGGAAATCTGCCATCAACACAAGCTAACGTTTTAGCAATTGATGCTAAAAATCAGTTATGGATTGGAACAAACAGAGGACTAAGGATTTTGTCGAATGTGAATAATTTTCAGACTGAAAATCAATTAACCACAAAGCCTATAATAATCTTAGAAGATGGTTTGGCACAAGAATTATTATATGAACAATCTATAACTGCGATAGCAGTAGACGGATCTAATAATAAATGGATAGGGACAGCAGATTCTGGTGTTTTTATGGTGTCACAAAACGGTCAGGAAACAAAATATCATTTTACAATAAACAATTCACCTTTACCAACTAATGTTATTAACGATATAAAAATAAATAGTAAAACAGGTGAGGTTTTTATTGCCACAACCAAAGGAATGATTTCTTTTAAAGGATCAGCTACAGAAGCTAATGAAAATCTGAACAATGTATATATTTATCCAAATCCTGTTCGTCCTTCTTATTCAGGAACTGTAAAAGTTGCAGGTTTAATTGATAAAGCCAATATTAAAATTACTGATATTGAAGGTAATCTGGTTTATGAAACTATTTCAGAAGGAGGAACGATAGAATGGGATACCACTGCTTTTGGAAAGTATAAAGTAGCATCTGGCGTATACATGGTTTTTGTTTCCGCACAGGATGGAAGCGAAACAAAAGTCAAAAAAGTGATGATAATTCGGTAG
- the gdhA gene encoding NADP-specific glutamate dehydrogenase, producing the protein MKQKINEFMALVESKNPNEPEFLQAVREFAETVIPFIAEQKKYDGKNLLLRIAEPERSIIFRVPWVDDKGEIIVNRGFRIQMNSAIGPYKGGIRFHHTVNLSVLKFLAFEQVFKNSLTTLPMGGGKGGSDFDPEGKSDGEIMRFCQSFMTELCRHIGPDLDVPAGDIGVGAREIGYLFGQYKRIRNEFTGVLTGKGLAYGGSLIRPEATGYGVVYFTDQMLRTIGHEIKGKIVSISGFGNVAWGVALKVNELGGKVVTISGPDGYIYDEEGISGEKIDHMLEMRATGDNRAERYLEKYPNAIFHKGKSPWEVKVDIAIPCATQNELNGEDAQKLIDNGVLCVTEAANMPSTLDAIKLFLDNKVLFAPGKAANAGGVAASGLEMTQNSIRLNWTSEEVDLRLKEIMVGIHNQCKKYGAEEDGYVNYVKGANIAGFVKVADAMLAQGVV; encoded by the coding sequence ATGAAGCAAAAAATAAATGAGTTTATGGCTCTTGTAGAGTCAAAAAATCCAAATGAACCTGAATTTCTTCAGGCCGTCAGAGAGTTCGCAGAAACAGTAATTCCGTTTATAGCTGAACAAAAAAAATACGATGGAAAAAACTTACTTCTTAGAATAGCAGAACCCGAACGATCTATAATTTTTAGAGTTCCATGGGTAGATGATAAGGGGGAAATTATTGTAAACAGAGGTTTTCGAATTCAGATGAATTCTGCAATTGGTCCTTATAAAGGCGGAATCAGATTTCATCACACAGTAAATCTTTCAGTTTTGAAATTTTTGGCTTTTGAGCAGGTTTTTAAAAATAGTCTGACAACTTTGCCAATGGGAGGAGGAAAAGGAGGTTCAGATTTTGATCCTGAAGGAAAATCTGATGGTGAAATTATGCGTTTCTGTCAATCATTCATGACAGAATTATGCCGGCATATCGGCCCTGACCTGGATGTTCCTGCAGGTGATATTGGTGTTGGCGCCAGGGAAATAGGATACTTATTTGGTCAGTATAAAAGAATCAGAAATGAATTTACTGGTGTTTTGACTGGAAAAGGCCTGGCTTATGGAGGATCATTAATCAGACCAGAAGCTACAGGTTATGGAGTAGTATATTTTACGGATCAAATGCTTCGTACTATTGGTCACGAAATAAAAGGAAAAATAGTGTCTATTTCAGGGTTTGGAAATGTTGCCTGGGGCGTTGCTTTAAAAGTAAATGAACTTGGAGGAAAAGTAGTTACGATTTCTGGTCCTGACGGTTATATTTATGATGAAGAAGGGATTTCTGGAGAAAAAATTGATCATATGCTGGAAATGCGCGCAACTGGAGACAACAGGGCAGAAAGATATTTAGAGAAATATCCAAATGCTATTTTCCATAAAGGAAAAAGTCCGTGGGAAGTAAAAGTAGATATTGCAATTCCATGTGCCACCCAAAATGAATTGAACGGCGAAGATGCTCAGAAACTTATTGATAATGGTGTTTTGTGTGTAACTGAGGCTGCAAATATGCCTTCTACATTAGATGCAATTAAATTGTTCTTAGATAACAAAGTGCTTTTTGCTCCAGGAAAAGCGGCTAATGCAGGCGGGGTTGCTGCATCCGGATTAGAAATGACCCAAAATTCTATTCGTCTAAATTGGACAAGCGAAGAAGTAGATTTGAGACTAAAAGAAATAATGGTCGGAATTCACAACCAGTGTAAAAAATACGGTGCTGAAGAAGATGGGTATGTAAACTACGTAAAAGGAGCTAACATTGCCGGCTTTGTTAAAGTTGCAGATGCGATGCTTGCTCAGGGAGTAGTATAA
- a CDS encoding THC0290_0291 family protein, translating into MFKQIALTFFTIFGITTVSNAQLAYEVGLIAGPVAFQSDYGQRHDQSTNIGNTGFGIGAVHWINFSSAANGNEYFNEHFKVRSEISFSHTNFQHYGKWIEGKPSAGKEKLKAMSGKTSMLNIGAQLNYSPFMTIHEFEKYVGSFYPYISVGAMASYYDTKANSSLGPLGSPATTFDKYLVPSDGHKYGFASENGIAFSLLLGVGVQYKLDEMNDLLFEVRYQGFNSDWIDGLNPNRDLYKENKANDSQVWFNFGYSHYLEF; encoded by the coding sequence ATGTTCAAGCAAATAGCCTTAACTTTTTTTACAATATTTGGTATTACCACGGTATCAAATGCACAATTAGCCTACGAAGTGGGATTGATAGCTGGCCCAGTAGCATTTCAGTCTGATTACGGACAAAGACACGATCAATCTACAAATATCGGAAATACCGGATTTGGAATTGGTGCGGTTCATTGGATAAACTTTTCATCAGCTGCTAATGGCAATGAATATTTTAATGAACACTTTAAAGTTCGTTCTGAAATTTCGTTTTCTCATACGAACTTTCAACATTATGGAAAATGGATTGAAGGCAAGCCATCTGCCGGAAAAGAAAAACTAAAAGCGATGAGTGGAAAAACCAGTATGCTAAATATTGGAGCTCAACTAAATTATTCGCCCTTTATGACGATTCATGAATTCGAAAAGTACGTAGGCAGTTTTTATCCTTATATAAGTGTTGGTGCTATGGCAAGTTACTATGACACTAAAGCGAATTCTTCTCTAGGCCCATTAGGATCGCCAGCAACAACATTTGATAAATATCTAGTGCCATCAGACGGGCATAAATATGGTTTTGCATCCGAAAACGGCATTGCATTTTCCCTGCTTCTTGGAGTTGGGGTACAATATAAACTGGATGAAATGAACGATTTGCTTTTTGAAGTACGCTATCAGGGATTCAATTCTGACTGGATTGACGGATTAAATCCGAACCGGGATCTTTACAAAGAAAACAAAGCAAATGATTCGCAAGTGTGGTTTAATTTTGGATATTCCCACTATTTAGAATTCTAA
- a CDS encoding cystathionine gamma-synthase, giving the protein MKFNTKVIHGGQHHDPATGAVMPPVYQTSTYVQTSPGKPLGDYEYSRASNPTRTALENALASIENGTRGLAFSSGLAATDCILRSFKAGDEVIAMDDLYGGTYRMFSRIYKDSGIKFHFVDMTDIAKLKSLINENTRLIWVETPTNPLMKLADIEEIAKITKQNKIWLAVDNTFATPYLQKPLDLGADIVMHSATKYLSGHSDVIAGALIVKDEALGEQLHFQQFATGATLGPMDSFLVLRGIKTLSLRVQRHCENGEKVVEFLSNHPKIQTVYYPGLESHPFHEIAKKQMKAFGGMVSFTFASGKKEDSIAFLEKLKVFTLAESLGGVESLANHPALMTHASIPADKRAEVGITDDLVRLSVGIEDAEDLIADLEQALS; this is encoded by the coding sequence AGGTCAGCATCATGATCCGGCTACAGGAGCTGTTATGCCTCCGGTGTATCAAACGTCAACATATGTTCAGACAAGTCCGGGTAAACCATTGGGTGATTACGAATATAGCCGTGCCTCAAATCCTACAAGAACGGCTTTAGAAAATGCATTGGCAAGTATTGAGAACGGTACCCGCGGACTGGCATTTTCATCGGGTTTGGCGGCTACGGATTGTATCCTGAGATCATTTAAAGCAGGTGATGAAGTAATTGCTATGGATGATTTGTATGGAGGAACTTATAGAATGTTCTCCAGAATTTACAAAGATTCGGGAATTAAATTCCATTTTGTTGATATGACTGATATTGCAAAACTGAAATCTTTGATCAATGAAAACACCAGGTTAATCTGGGTAGAAACGCCAACGAATCCTTTAATGAAGCTGGCCGATATTGAGGAAATCGCCAAAATCACAAAACAAAATAAAATCTGGCTGGCGGTAGACAATACTTTTGCAACACCTTATTTGCAAAAACCACTTGATTTAGGTGCTGATATCGTAATGCATTCAGCAACCAAATATTTGAGTGGTCATTCAGATGTTATTGCCGGAGCCTTAATTGTGAAAGATGAAGCTTTGGGTGAACAACTACATTTCCAGCAATTTGCAACTGGTGCAACATTAGGACCAATGGATAGTTTTCTGGTTTTAAGAGGAATAAAAACACTTTCATTAAGAGTTCAGAGACATTGTGAAAACGGAGAAAAAGTAGTTGAATTTTTAAGTAACCATCCAAAAATTCAAACCGTTTATTATCCTGGATTAGAAAGTCATCCGTTTCATGAAATTGCTAAAAAACAAATGAAAGCTTTTGGCGGAATGGTGTCTTTTACATTCGCTTCAGGTAAAAAGGAAGATTCAATTGCTTTTTTGGAGAAACTAAAAGTTTTTACTTTGGCTGAATCTTTAGGAGGAGTAGAGTCATTGGCGAATCACCCTGCTTTAATGACCCATGCCTCAATTCCGGCAGATAAAAGAGCTGAGGTTGGAATTACAGATGACTTGGTTCGTCTAAGTGTAGGTATTGAAGATGCTGAAGATTTAATAGCGGATTTAGAACAAGCTTTATCATAA